The DNA sequence GATATAATTTAAATCAATTTTCTATTCAGATTAACGGTAATGCCTCAATATCGGCGCGCCCGTATTTCAGGTAGTGTTATTTTTATCACTTGCGTTACCTACCAGCGACAACCCATTTTTTCAACTGAAGAGAATATTCATCTTTTACGACACGCTATTGCTCAAACTCGACGAGAACGCCCATTTGAGATCGTAGGCGCAGTTATTCTACCCGACCATCTTCATTTTCTTTGGCAACTTCCACCCGATGATTGCGATTATTCCTCCCGCGTAGGGATATTCAAAGTTTTATTTACTCGCGCTTTGCGAGGTCAAGAACATCCTTCAAAAAATTTATCGTTATCCCGCCAGAAGCATCGAGAACGAGATGTCTGGCAACGTCGTTTTTGGGAACGCAGTCTCGACGAGCAACAAGATATAAATCACTATCTGGATTACATTCATTATAATCCTGTAAAACATCAACTTGCTAGTTGTCC is a window from the Oscillatoria sp. FACHB-1406 genome containing:
- a CDS encoding transposase, with the translated sequence MPQYRRARISGSVIFITCVTYQRQPIFSTEENIHLLRHAIAQTRRERPFEIVGAVILPDHLHFLWQLPPDDCDYSSRVGIFKVLFTRALRGQEHPSKNLSLSRQKHRERDVWQRRFWERSLDEQQDINHYLDYIHYNPVKHQLASCPHAWQYSSFTRYVEKGLYSESWACRCETPLSTLPDFSKISGLVGE